One genomic window of Thermoplasmata archaeon includes the following:
- a CDS encoding GNAT family N-acetyltransferase, which yields MNLRETRPEDRAAIKRISRASFDRVYAFFSIRGSRGGWLQLVAEEDGAVVGFLEGRLFDGQPPIGYVYFVAVDPGRRRQHAARLLVEESLRRFESRGTTRVFAAVPGDNEASMGLFRSLGFQEAPRGAMWRWYRFRSIAVQMSMMIAPHEVLLVRTFADPSPASNQEPPRP from the coding sequence GTGAACCTCCGGGAGACGCGACCTGAGGACCGGGCCGCGATCAAACGGATCTCGCGCGCCTCCTTCGACCGCGTGTACGCGTTCTTCTCCATCCGCGGCAGCCGCGGGGGATGGCTTCAGCTTGTCGCCGAGGAGGACGGCGCGGTGGTCGGCTTCCTGGAAGGCCGTCTCTTCGACGGCCAACCTCCGATCGGCTACGTGTACTTCGTCGCGGTGGACCCGGGGCGCCGGAGACAACACGCGGCTCGGCTCCTCGTGGAGGAATCCTTGCGGAGGTTCGAGTCCCGCGGAACCACGCGGGTCTTCGCCGCGGTCCCGGGGGACAATGAGGCCTCCATGGGACTCTTCCGGTCTCTCGGATTCCAGGAGGCCCCGCGAGGAGCCATGTGGCGCTGGTACCGCTTCCGAAGCATCGCGGTCCAGATGAGCATGATGATCGCGCCGCACGAGGTCCTGCTCGTGCGCACTTTCGCGGACCCCTCCCCCGCATCGAACCAAGAGCCCCCTCGACCCTGA